A single window of Chitinophaga sp. XS-30 DNA harbors:
- a CDS encoding SusC/RagA family TonB-linked outer membrane protein: MKIVSFLLLAVCLHVSGSVRSQHITFSGNNVSLEKVFSVIKEQAGYVVMYNKQLIRDKQPVSISARNMPLGEFLDRVLKDRSLNYRISVETIFLSEKPADQQVPVRDVKVSGIVYTQERQPLPGASVRVKGTQTGASTSGEGMFTLAAVPEDAVLQISSIGFQMKEVAIARLVSGRTIPDVKRLPGDDASVNFEVVLTMMVDSLDAITVNNYATGYQTLSKERSTGAFATVTASSLKQQRLSDLGALLEGRVAGYNNGLIRGTTSMNGVTTPLYVIDGFPVENTTFSGNSLQENLPGLNLEDIEKITVLKDAAAASIYGARAANGVVVIITKRAKKGRPQVNASSTITYRPFNYYTGRLTNSAEILELEKEWAAGNPNFQGSGAATYAQSLLENKVYINQGADAYLNFHAGNISQQELDAKLNSLAGQGYKFYDDVADYAKRNTFLQQYNVNVANASDRNAFYASVTYRHNALEDKFTANKNLGLNIRNTAHLTPWLDFEVSSYLQYADGKRQTYNAMSPGYGVMPYDYLKNSDGSNFTMTADRRLNQNSLSIINQYDLYNMDITPLDEIGRNLERTSSFMSRSYAKLDVKFTKWLNYQVSFQYENNNMRSNTLYDKNSYYVRNRVNSFAGYTADQGFFYLLPYGNIYNRENQLNTAYNFRQQLNFDKRFGQHHNVTAIMGSETKNMKLELNDQTQYNYDPHVLSYNLIDAPALANAQGTFFNGNFSASDLGFDREIINRFVSFYGNVGYAYDDKYLVTGSLRWDRSNLWGTNSEYQNKPLWSAGLGWNIYREPFFTPGFVTFLKLRGSYGVGGNISKNAAPYMTAYYSPNFQVGGVQGSISSRPNPLLSWERTFTGNIGVDVTMYDNRITGSVDYYRKQGKDLLANTMGVPTEGFGYSTYEINNGEMTNHGLETTISADIIRSKNWKWNLTGLFAYNKNKVTYVNVEAPVYFLQLDYPMAYPRVGNPYQALYGYEWAGLSAEGLPQVYDEKGSIATFSPSELDAIKYLGTTVPTYSGSFSSALDYKRFTFAFLLTYEGGHKMRNTFLPMLGNAYNYNMFSYMTQFSAVNKDIVNRWREPGDEATTNVPRAIFAEDPAFSSDTYSLYSRASINVLNAANIRMRNISLAYNLPEHFIRRAFLQSARFQFNVENAFTIAADKNAKYLMGGYVRPNYVWSLQLGL, from the coding sequence ATGAAAATTGTGAGCTTTCTGCTGCTGGCTGTATGCCTTCATGTTTCCGGGAGCGTCCGTTCCCAACACATCACATTCTCCGGCAACAACGTGTCGCTGGAAAAAGTGTTTTCCGTCATCAAGGAACAGGCGGGTTATGTGGTGATGTACAACAAACAGCTCATCCGCGACAAGCAACCGGTGAGCATTTCCGCCCGGAATATGCCGCTCGGCGAATTTCTCGACAGGGTGCTCAAAGACCGGTCGCTCAACTACCGTATTTCGGTGGAAACCATTTTCCTCTCCGAAAAACCTGCGGACCAGCAGGTGCCGGTGCGGGACGTGAAGGTATCGGGCATCGTCTATACCCAGGAGCGGCAACCGCTTCCGGGTGCTTCCGTTCGCGTGAAAGGCACGCAGACCGGCGCTTCTACCAGCGGCGAAGGGATGTTTACCCTGGCTGCGGTGCCGGAAGACGCGGTGCTACAGATCTCCTCCATCGGTTTCCAGATGAAGGAAGTGGCTATTGCCCGGCTTGTATCCGGCCGGACCATACCGGATGTGAAACGCCTGCCCGGCGATGATGCGTCCGTAAATTTCGAAGTGGTGCTCACCATGATGGTAGACTCCCTCGACGCGATTACCGTTAATAACTACGCCACTGGTTACCAGACGCTCAGCAAGGAGCGCTCTACCGGCGCTTTCGCCACCGTTACCGCCTCTTCCCTGAAGCAACAACGCCTCAGCGACCTGGGCGCACTGCTCGAAGGGCGCGTAGCCGGCTACAATAATGGACTGATCCGCGGCACCACCTCCATGAACGGCGTTACCACCCCGCTGTACGTGATAGACGGTTTCCCGGTGGAGAATACCACTTTCTCGGGAAATTCCCTCCAGGAAAACCTCCCCGGCCTCAACCTGGAAGACATTGAAAAGATCACCGTACTGAAAGACGCGGCTGCCGCTTCCATCTACGGCGCACGCGCGGCCAACGGCGTGGTGGTGATCATTACCAAAAGAGCGAAGAAAGGCCGTCCGCAGGTGAACGCATCTTCTACCATTACCTACCGGCCTTTCAATTATTATACCGGCAGGCTCACCAATTCCGCCGAAATCCTTGAACTGGAAAAGGAATGGGCCGCCGGCAATCCCAACTTTCAGGGCTCCGGCGCAGCTACTTACGCCCAGTCGCTCCTGGAAAATAAAGTGTATATCAACCAGGGGGCCGACGCTTACCTCAATTTCCACGCCGGCAACATCAGCCAGCAGGAACTGGATGCTAAGCTGAACAGCCTGGCGGGACAGGGATACAAGTTTTACGACGACGTGGCCGACTATGCCAAACGCAATACCTTCCTGCAACAGTACAACGTGAACGTGGCCAATGCGAGCGACAGGAATGCTTTCTATGCTTCCGTGACCTACCGCCACAATGCGCTGGAAGATAAATTCACCGCCAACAAGAACCTCGGCCTGAACATTCGGAACACCGCGCACCTTACACCCTGGCTTGATTTTGAAGTAAGTTCCTATCTCCAGTACGCCGATGGCAAAAGGCAAACCTATAATGCCATGTCACCCGGATATGGCGTGATGCCGTACGACTATCTGAAAAACTCCGACGGCTCCAATTTTACCATGACAGCCGATCGCCGCCTCAATCAGAACTCCCTGTCGATCATCAACCAGTACGATCTCTACAACATGGACATTACCCCGCTGGACGAGATCGGGCGTAACCTGGAACGGACGAGCAGCTTCATGAGCCGGAGCTATGCGAAGCTGGATGTGAAGTTCACGAAATGGCTGAACTACCAGGTGTCGTTCCAGTACGAAAATAACAACATGCGCAGCAATACCCTGTACGACAAGAACAGCTATTACGTGCGCAACCGGGTCAACAGTTTTGCGGGATACACGGCAGATCAGGGGTTCTTCTACCTGCTTCCGTACGGCAACATCTACAACCGCGAGAACCAGCTGAATACGGCCTACAACTTCCGCCAGCAGCTGAATTTCGACAAGCGTTTCGGTCAGCATCACAACGTTACGGCGATCATGGGTTCGGAAACGAAGAACATGAAGCTGGAACTGAACGACCAGACGCAATATAATTACGACCCTCATGTGCTTTCCTATAACCTGATCGATGCGCCGGCACTGGCTAATGCGCAGGGAACGTTCTTCAACGGCAATTTTTCTGCCAGCGACCTGGGCTTCGACCGGGAGATCATCAACCGCTTCGTGTCGTTTTACGGTAACGTGGGATATGCTTATGATGACAAATACCTGGTAACAGGCAGTCTCCGCTGGGACCGTTCCAACCTCTGGGGCACCAACTCCGAATATCAGAACAAACCCCTCTGGTCTGCGGGCCTGGGCTGGAACATCTACCGCGAGCCCTTCTTTACGCCCGGTTTTGTGACCTTCCTGAAGCTGCGCGGTTCGTATGGTGTAGGTGGTAATATTTCCAAAAACGCCGCACCGTACATGACCGCTTACTACAGTCCGAACTTCCAGGTAGGGGGAGTCCAGGGCAGCATCAGTTCCAGACCTAATCCGTTGCTGTCATGGGAGCGCACGTTCACCGGCAACATAGGCGTGGATGTAACGATGTACGACAACAGGATCACCGGTTCCGTGGATTATTACCGCAAACAGGGGAAAGACCTGCTGGCCAACACCATGGGGGTGCCCACCGAAGGGTTCGGATATTCCACCTATGAGATCAATAACGGTGAAATGACCAACCACGGCCTGGAAACTACCATCAGTGCCGACATCATCCGTTCCAAAAACTGGAAGTGGAACCTCACCGGCCTCTTCGCCTACAACAAGAACAAAGTAACGTATGTGAACGTGGAAGCACCGGTATATTTCCTCCAGCTGGACTATCCGATGGCTTATCCCCGCGTCGGCAATCCCTACCAGGCACTCTACGGGTATGAGTGGGCAGGCCTCAGCGCAGAAGGTTTGCCGCAGGTGTATGACGAAAAGGGAAGCATCGCCACGTTCTCGCCAAGTGAGCTGGACGCCATCAAGTACCTCGGTACCACCGTGCCCACATACAGCGGATCATTCAGCAGCGCCCTCGACTATAAGCGCTTCACCTTCGCGTTCCTGCTCACCTACGAAGGTGGGCACAAAATGCGGAACACATTCCTGCCCATGCTCGGGAATGCCTACAATTACAATATGTTCAGCTACATGACCCAGTTCAGCGCTGTGAACAAGGATATCGTCAACCGCTGGCGCGAGCCCGGCGACGAGGCCACCACCAATGTGCCGAGGGCAATCTTTGCGGAAGACCCGGCTTTCAGCTCCGATACATACAGTCTGTATAGCAGGGCTTCCATTAACGTGCTGAATGCGGCCAACATCCGCATGCGGAATATTTCGCTGGCTTACAATCTGCCGGAGCACTTTATCCGCAGGGCTTTCCTGCAAAGCGCGCGTTTCCAGTTCAACGTCGAGAACGCATTTACCATTGCGGCTGACAAGAACGCCAAATACCTGATGGGAGGATATGTAAGACCCAATTATGTGTGGAGCCTGCAACTTGGACTGTAA
- a CDS encoding FecR family protein — translation MDAQRMHELEHLLLKKLEGKISEEELRHLESWAAENPENGRLTEVLSDREWMMEQMTELEAIEIPMREPAVVPLRRPSFFRRWGWAAAVLCLVGAGAALWLTRQPAVQRPPVVQAPAEPDVQPGHEGAILTLADGSEIPLDSTSGGEIARQGGSKLTLGKGQLTYDAGAHGKEVAEFNTITIPRGRQFRLLLPDGSKVWLNSASSIRFPVAFTGTTREVTVTGEAYFEVTENKQLPFIVNVPGRTSLRVLGTRFNVKAYPDETVTVATLLEGRLAVAVTGGNQAILNPGQQAVMEGTQLQQRNVPNAEAAVAWKNGLFNFDNKKLDEVMRELARWYDLEIVYEKGIPDIMFGGEMGRNEPLSNVLLGLQDASVKFRIDTNRRLVVLP, via the coding sequence ATGGATGCGCAAAGAATGCATGAACTGGAACACCTTCTGCTGAAAAAGCTGGAAGGGAAGATCTCCGAAGAAGAGCTGCGGCACCTGGAAAGCTGGGCCGCGGAAAATCCGGAAAACGGCCGGCTGACGGAGGTCTTGTCCGATCGGGAATGGATGATGGAGCAGATGACGGAACTGGAAGCGATTGAAATTCCCATGCGGGAACCGGCGGTAGTGCCTCTTCGCCGCCCGTCTTTTTTCCGCCGTTGGGGCTGGGCTGCGGCCGTTTTATGCCTCGTGGGGGCGGGAGCCGCCCTGTGGCTGACCCGGCAACCCGCCGTACAACGCCCTCCCGTCGTGCAGGCCCCTGCGGAGCCCGATGTACAGCCGGGGCATGAAGGCGCAATCCTGACGCTGGCCGACGGGTCCGAGATCCCGCTTGACAGTACCTCCGGGGGCGAAATAGCCCGCCAGGGCGGGAGCAAACTGACGCTTGGCAAAGGGCAGCTGACGTACGACGCCGGCGCGCACGGGAAGGAAGTTGCAGAGTTCAATACCATTACCATCCCGCGCGGCAGGCAGTTCAGGCTCCTGCTGCCCGATGGATCGAAGGTATGGCTCAATTCCGCCAGCAGCATCCGCTTCCCGGTGGCGTTCACCGGAACCACAAGGGAGGTCACGGTAACAGGCGAAGCCTATTTCGAAGTGACGGAAAACAAACAACTGCCTTTCATCGTGAACGTGCCTGGCAGAACATCGCTCCGTGTGCTGGGCACCCGCTTCAATGTAAAGGCGTACCCGGACGAAACGGTGACCGTTGCTACCCTGCTGGAAGGCAGGCTGGCTGTAGCGGTAACGGGTGGTAATCAGGCCATCCTCAATCCCGGTCAGCAGGCAGTGATGGAAGGCACGCAATTGCAGCAGCGCAACGTGCCCAACGCTGAAGCTGCTGTAGCCTGGAAGAATGGATTGTTCAATTTCGACAATAAAAAACTGGATGAAGTGATGCGTGAACTGGCCAGGTGGTACGATCTGGAGATCGTCTACGAAAAGGGAATACCGGATATCATGTTCGGTGGGGAAATGGGCAGGAACGAACCCCTGTCCAACGTACTCCTCGGTCTGCAGGACGCCAGCGTGAAATTCAGGATAGACACAAACCGGCGGCTGGTAGTTTTGCCCTGA
- a CDS encoding RNA polymerase sigma factor: MHKRDLHNEQQLIRLFRDGDSEAATELYGRFYKGLVYFARKIVGHAGEAEDIAQDSMVKLFGKQNDFNNLSDIKSFLYVSVRNACFNYLKARDRHELSHQELRYLTPEGEETADLEMLKSRVLTEIYQEVAALPTQCGEVFRLIFIRKLSTAEAAERLGISPQTVLNQKARAIRLLRYRLSEKGFLTLLLLMKLL, from the coding sequence TTGCATAAGAGGGACCTACATAATGAGCAACAACTGATAAGGCTGTTCCGGGATGGGGACAGCGAGGCGGCAACGGAACTATACGGAAGGTTTTACAAGGGCCTGGTGTATTTCGCGCGCAAGATCGTTGGGCATGCCGGAGAAGCCGAGGATATTGCGCAGGACAGCATGGTGAAACTGTTCGGCAAGCAGAACGACTTTAACAACTTGTCGGATATCAAATCTTTTTTATACGTTAGCGTTCGCAACGCCTGCTTCAATTATTTAAAGGCACGCGACCGGCACGAACTGTCGCATCAGGAGCTGCGCTACCTGACCCCGGAAGGAGAGGAGACCGCGGACCTGGAAATGCTGAAGTCGAGAGTGCTGACCGAAATTTACCAGGAGGTGGCTGCCTTGCCCACCCAATGCGGCGAAGTTTTCCGGCTTATTTTCATTCGCAAGCTCAGTACCGCCGAAGCGGCGGAAAGGCTGGGCATTTCCCCTCAAACCGTCCTGAATCAAAAGGCCAGAGCCATCAGGTTATTACGTTACCGGCTTTCCGAAAAGGGCTTCCTGACTTTACTCCTGCTGATGAAATTGCTATAG
- a CDS encoding pyocin knob domain-containing protein: MKKLIKVLFVLLLSQQGNAQHVYQIRADSVRIYNVCDTAELIIENRTRGVNGFLYNKGNGRTEFRRIRLESIGGSQIAISGQDTLDISTLPGIGSVDTIYRSGDNILYVKRGVQHTIYAPLPSFKAIPQGVSYAVGEYPASRISGFNAYSSPDMPAVSDQALTNPGSGNNYYAGHVIWNGSAGYQMAVNWDGELTGPKGVFIRNKDDTQTTWGAWRELVFKDYADGKYWHSANHASGSAFSPVLTGANVPASFTSNASGHVTGFTTRTLTPSDIGAASAGIPLQMVLANGNTATNNIVLGANGNLNQYTYQAVRNVNATNYTASFGVAGGGLPGASFASMDGSGANSKIFYLPFNGTAPRYSPNGGVNTYDVWHSNNHAAGNAFNPDLSGAKVLEGIQSNASGHIVGINTRTLTTDDLSGVSRIAATTNPPYISPYTADLNDITNTAILHVGTATNRPTGNPGFLSAAGNSSAATQGKFQIFQDYVAEDNVWYRRGANDGSWGTWYQVASRSWVNSTFSPVTGSGNYIQNQISVAQAANAWITGGFRANGSVGVWRNGSNGIINGLELRNAAGTRGAIFQLNGDTNPGLATWTHNGSAWVKNMELTAGGGMSLYPTSTTEALRMVNNAAFVSGYNATNTTRTGYLQFNAATNSALMVDINQALRFGTNGTVRMDIAAGGNVGIGITNAANKLQIVGAGTIGLGVYNSEGISSTSGAFARFYNNGIPTAGDQRLGGVLFGPYSGASAYTGAQIEARSAAAWTAGGSHPAYLSFFVGQAGSTVLLEGARMSSTLIKNNVKTLVPNTSGIAGSGTGVGNMSWMGFYESNGTTRQGYVGIGSGSNNGMYVLSDGGPVNIGAAGLVTAVFAPGKLSLSNTTSNHIQFNNVGVAAPSFTTLSAGTKIVMYPSLSTTAVDYAQGMESSHQWYSIPQNAANYGFKWYGGTTQIARLDGTGILTVEGQLISKASTGSEGVRIQKDDGYLSVWNTANNARTGFIQFRPAGSARIYTDVAQPIELLPGGGLPAATFNVDKTLKLGNIPALATAASAYLVSNAGTISSRTPVQMLSDIGAAPTSGSGNYIQNQLSTAQSANAMINGIFRSTNQIQIYKNGSNAVVDMLEVRNAAGSRGVNFQINGDTNPGLAVWVTNAAGSWTKRMEILADGKTLMNGATNDGANTLQVNGSIASNASILATSFYQSSLRSLKKNILPFTASALSILGSAQVRTFQFKSDSTGKTNIGFIADEVPDEIAIPGRKGVDQASTVALLVKSVQELNQQNEALEQKVKNLEALVEKLLEQKQDAK, encoded by the coding sequence ATGAAGAAACTCATCAAGGTACTGTTTGTATTACTGCTTAGTCAGCAAGGCAATGCCCAGCACGTTTACCAGATCCGTGCGGACAGTGTGCGCATTTACAATGTCTGCGATACCGCGGAGCTGATCATCGAAAATCGTACCCGTGGGGTAAATGGCTTTTTATACAACAAAGGCAACGGCCGTACGGAATTCCGCCGTATTCGGCTGGAGAGCATCGGCGGCAGCCAGATCGCCATTTCCGGTCAGGATACCCTCGATATCAGCACACTTCCCGGAATAGGGAGTGTCGATACCATTTACCGCTCGGGAGATAACATACTGTATGTAAAAAGGGGCGTCCAGCATACTATCTACGCCCCGCTTCCATCATTCAAAGCTATCCCGCAGGGCGTATCTTACGCGGTGGGTGAGTACCCCGCCAGCCGAATCTCCGGTTTCAATGCATATAGTTCTCCGGATATGCCGGCAGTATCCGATCAGGCGCTGACCAATCCGGGATCGGGGAATAATTACTATGCAGGCCATGTAATATGGAACGGCTCCGCCGGTTACCAGATGGCTGTAAACTGGGATGGAGAACTTACCGGTCCCAAAGGTGTTTTTATCCGCAATAAGGACGATACGCAAACCACCTGGGGCGCTTGGAGGGAACTGGTTTTCAAGGATTATGCCGATGGGAAGTATTGGCACTCGGCCAACCATGCTTCCGGATCAGCCTTCTCCCCGGTACTCACAGGGGCGAATGTCCCGGCCAGCTTCACCAGCAACGCCAGCGGCCATGTTACCGGGTTTACCACAAGAACATTAACGCCATCGGATATTGGTGCGGCTTCCGCTGGCATTCCTTTGCAGATGGTTCTGGCGAATGGGAATACGGCAACAAATAATATTGTGTTAGGGGCAAACGGGAATCTCAACCAATACACTTATCAGGCAGTAAGAAATGTGAACGCAACCAACTATACAGCGTCATTTGGTGTAGCGGGAGGGGGGCTTCCCGGTGCGAGTTTCGCCTCAATGGATGGATCAGGTGCAAACAGTAAAATATTCTACCTTCCGTTCAACGGAACAGCTCCCAGGTACAGTCCGAATGGAGGGGTTAATACATACGATGTTTGGCACTCCAATAATCATGCAGCTGGTAATGCATTTAATCCTGATTTATCCGGCGCAAAAGTATTGGAGGGTATACAAAGTAATGCCAGCGGGCATATTGTTGGCATCAATACGAGAACGTTGACGACAGACGATCTGTCAGGAGTTAGCCGTATAGCTGCTACCACTAACCCTCCGTATATCAGTCCATATACCGCTGATCTGAACGATATCACCAATACGGCGATCTTGCATGTAGGCACGGCCACCAACAGGCCTACCGGGAATCCTGGCTTTTTGTCTGCCGCCGGCAACAGTTCCGCGGCGACTCAGGGGAAGTTCCAGATATTCCAGGATTATGTGGCGGAGGATAATGTATGGTACAGAAGAGGAGCGAATGATGGATCATGGGGTACGTGGTATCAGGTTGCATCCAGATCGTGGGTGAATAGTACTTTTAGTCCGGTCACGGGTTCAGGAAACTATATACAGAACCAGATATCAGTTGCCCAGGCCGCTAATGCCTGGATCACCGGGGGATTCCGTGCCAATGGTAGTGTAGGGGTCTGGCGGAATGGGAGCAATGGAATAATAAATGGACTGGAACTGAGGAATGCTGCTGGAACGCGGGGTGCAATATTTCAGTTGAATGGGGATACAAACCCTGGTCTCGCAACCTGGACACATAACGGTAGTGCATGGGTGAAAAACATGGAACTGACTGCCGGAGGAGGAATGTCTCTTTATCCCACATCAACAACCGAAGCACTGCGCATGGTGAACAATGCTGCCTTTGTATCCGGGTATAATGCAACCAACACCACAAGAACGGGATATTTGCAATTCAATGCCGCCACCAACAGTGCTCTGATGGTTGACATAAATCAGGCATTGAGGTTCGGTACCAATGGAACTGTGCGCATGGATATCGCCGCCGGTGGAAATGTGGGAATCGGCATAACGAATGCCGCCAACAAATTACAAATTGTCGGGGCAGGGACAATAGGGCTTGGTGTTTACAACTCCGAGGGGATCTCTTCAACATCAGGGGCTTTTGCCAGGTTTTATAACAACGGCATCCCTACGGCCGGTGATCAAAGACTTGGCGGTGTGCTGTTTGGCCCTTACTCCGGTGCCAGTGCATACACCGGCGCACAGATTGAAGCGAGGTCAGCCGCCGCCTGGACGGCAGGAGGCTCTCATCCTGCTTACCTTTCTTTCTTTGTTGGACAAGCGGGATCAACGGTATTGCTGGAAGGTGCCAGAATGAGTTCAACACTTATAAAGAACAATGTTAAAACCCTCGTACCCAATACTTCCGGGATAGCCGGATCAGGGACTGGAGTGGGAAATATGTCATGGATGGGCTTCTATGAGTCCAATGGCACAACGCGACAGGGATATGTAGGGATAGGCAGTGGATCTAACAATGGGATGTATGTATTGTCCGATGGAGGACCGGTGAACATAGGCGCAGCAGGATTGGTTACTGCTGTTTTTGCACCCGGTAAGTTGAGCCTTAGCAATACTACCAGTAACCATATACAGTTCAATAATGTAGGAGTTGCCGCCCCGTCTTTTACCACCCTCAGTGCAGGAACAAAGATCGTGATGTATCCTTCGCTAAGCACCACAGCAGTAGATTATGCGCAGGGTATGGAGTCTTCACATCAATGGTACAGCATTCCACAAAATGCCGCTAATTACGGCTTCAAATGGTACGGCGGCACAACCCAGATCGCACGCCTGGATGGTACCGGGATACTGACAGTCGAAGGACAACTGATATCCAAAGCATCCACCGGGTCGGAAGGGGTCAGGATTCAAAAAGATGATGGATATCTCTCGGTTTGGAATACAGCGAACAATGCGAGAACCGGTTTCATTCAATTCCGCCCGGCCGGCTCTGCCAGGATTTATACGGACGTGGCCCAGCCTATAGAATTGCTCCCGGGCGGTGGATTGCCAGCCGCAACATTTAATGTTGATAAGACGCTCAAACTAGGTAATATACCAGCCCTCGCTACCGCAGCATCAGCCTATCTTGTTTCCAACGCTGGTACGATCAGCAGCCGAACCCCCGTCCAAATGCTCTCCGACATCGGCGCAGCCCCCACCTCCGGCTCCGGTAATTACATCCAGAACCAGCTGTCCACCGCGCAATCTGCAAACGCCATGATAAACGGCATCTTCCGCTCCACCAACCAGATACAGATATACAAGAACGGAAGCAATGCTGTAGTGGATATGCTTGAGGTGAGAAATGCCGCAGGAAGCAGAGGTGTTAATTTCCAGATCAACGGCGACACCAATCCCGGCTTGGCTGTCTGGGTTACCAATGCCGCCGGTAGCTGGACTAAACGCATGGAAATCCTCGCAGATGGCAAAACGCTCATGAACGGCGCCACGAATGACGGCGCCAACACCCTCCAGGTAAACGGATCCATCGCATCAAACGCCAGCATCCTGGCTACTTCCTTTTATCAATCGTCTTTAAGAAGCCTCAAAAAGAACATTCTGCCATTTACAGCCTCGGCGTTGTCAATACTCGGCAGCGCCCAGGTCAGGACCTTCCAGTTCAAATCAGACAGCACAGGCAAAACCAATATCGGCTTCATTGCGGACGAGGTGCCGGATGAGATCGCCATTCCCGGTAGAAAGGGAGTGGATCAGGCCAGTACGGTGGCGCTACTGGTGAAGTCCGTACAGGAGTTGAACCAGCAGAATGAAGCATTGGAACAGAAAGTGAAAAATCTGGAAGCGCTCGTAGAAAAATTACTTGAACAAAAACAGGATGCAAAATGA